The segment TCGTGGCAACGTAGTACACGATGGCCTCATGGCAATCATAACCGTTGTCGCGCAGCACCAAAGCTTGCGCCGCCAGTTGCACTCGGTCGGCGTCCCACACTTCCGGCAGGTCCGTATCGGCATTGAGCCGTGGAGAGCCGCGCTTGTAGTCAATCGGCGTGACAGTCCCACCTTCGGCTTCGATTAGGTCAAGCTTGGCGATCAATCCGTGTGTGTCGCTAGAGAGAGTGACCGAACGAGAGTGAATGCGTTCAGCTGGATCAAGCTCATCGGCCGGCGCCAGTTCATCCTGTTGCCCATCGATTTTCGAGTGCCCCAGCGATCCCTCCACCGTTTCACGATTGTGGGCAAACACTCCCTCCACCCACTCATAATAGAACAACCGCGGGCAGTAAACGAACTCATTAAGCATCCGTGCCGGCAGATAATCTGGCGTGGCATTCGTGTTGATCATGAGGGCGCCTTGCTAAACAGAGGTCGGCGTCCATGCAGGATTAACCCTACAATTTGTGTCTATTTCTGGATCGGTTCGCTTTCAAACCACAATACATGCCGCGCCAATCGGCGAATACGGTTGGCCCAGCGCCGAAATTACCCGTTCCCCGCGCCCTTCCGTCGGTCCAAGATCCACGAACAATACCTGGTCTTCATTGTGCTTGATAATCTCTGAAAGCACGTGGCGACACTTGGCCAAATCAATGGCCGTGAATTGGCATTCGAAAACCGAGTACTGCAGGTGATCGCCAAAATCGCGCATGGCCTTGTAAACCTTGCGCAGGCGTTTGTCATCGCAAATGTCGTAGCAAACTAGATAAGTATTGCGCACGATTGGCACCAAATCTAATGTCCACGAGATCAACCTTCCGTGCCAAAAAAGTTCCGGATGACCATCCATTGAATTGGCGCGTTGACACCCCCCTAGTGTAGTTGAACCATGTCCCATTGCAACAATTATCTTCGCAGATTTCTAAGCAACATGCCTGCGGCTCGGAAGATTGCCTACCGACAAATAAAGCCATGCTCCCGGGCTCAACGAGCCGACCGTCGAACCAGGGAGCCATGCTTCCGCGATCTTATTCAGCTGAAATTTCAAGTTGCCAAAGACCATCCAACCGGCTCATCCTCCGGTGGGCAAAAGCCCCACTACCGATCCTCAGCGGCAAATAGGCCAAGGCCATAAAACCGACCGCCGCCGATACATATTGGCCCTGGAATTTCAATTATCTGGCCATCGACGTTTCGCCAGACAATTTTCACATGCCATCGTGAAAAACGCTTTAGATGATCGGGAACTCCATAGCGTGTTGCCAGATCTACCCCAGGCCGGAAACCACCTTGCCGCCATTGCAATTCCGCTTGCGCGGCCAGTTGTCGCGAAAATCCGGCTTGATGAAGGGCCTTGCGCAACAAACTTTCGATTCGTTCATCAAGTTTTTCCAACAAACGTTTCTGTTCTTGCGAATTTGTGACACTTCTGAGCCGGCGACGGCAGTGACTTGGGTCGTCATAACCAGGCAGAACCACTGGTGTTACTGTGGACCAAACTGAGGCAGGACCGAGGTAATGCTTAAGCATTTTTTCCGTCCGCGGAATTACCGACAGAATGGCTTGCGGGTTCTCGTATTTGTCAATTAATTCCGTGCCGGAAATGGCGCGACACGCCCAATCGATTTTCTCAAGACCGCCCTCTGGCAGTACGGCTACAAGTGCTCGGCGGACACTCCCCACGACAGATGCATTTCGAACGCCGCGAAACTCGATGGTGGGCAGAGGAATATAAGCAAATCGTCGGTTGCTCACCGGAATGTGATCAGCGCCTACTTTCTCGGCGTGACCTAACACAAAGGAACCTATTTGCTCCTCATTCCAACCGGATAATCGGGCAGCTCTTTTGGTAGCGCTTCGCATCATTCCCGCGACGGTCATTCCTCGCCGAACAGTGTCAAAAGCACAGTAGCCGCTTGCGTCAGACTTCAGCAACGAAAATGCAGCGAATTGCCGTATCAAAGGATCGGTCGCGCGACGATACCCGACGACACGAAATGCACGCAGTGGGGGCACCGGATTGAATGCGCCTCCATCAAGCCGATGCAAAAATCGCTCGTGCCGCTGGATTAAATCATTCAAAGTTCCTTCAATTGGCACGCGCAAAGCCGTCCCACCACCCGCGCTTAATACCCAGCGCTCGCCAGGAAGATCGTCGATTTGCTCCGACTGCATTTCTTTTGCATCGCCAGCCACCATATCAATTCCCCAGCCTAAGTGAGTAATGCTTCGAGCGGCAGTTTTGAGGATTTCAGAGTGCATTTGTAACTTCGCTTGGTCATTAGCAAAAGGATATAGATAATAAACCGTATCGCCGCCGCAAAGGTGGACTGGACGAATGTCCTTTTCGACTCGGAACTTCACCATACTCGTTTCCGTATCTCCGCGAGCCCACGCTGCTGTCACCAAGTCTCCGGAGTTGTTAGGAACATACATGCGATAACCAAAACTCTCAGGCGAAATCTTTGGGGTCACAATCGAAGGTTGAATCGCTTCAAGCCATTGCAATGCCGGGCACGCTAAATCTTGGAATTGGTTTTCACGCCAGCGTGTAGCCGAAGCGCTCACCAGCGCCTGGAACAATCGCAGTGGCGACGGCGGCCATTCGGGGCTACCGTCATCGCCCCGACCGTGGAATCTCGGCATGGGGTCGAGGAAGCGCAGCATAACGCAGAGCACGGAAGTCATCCGTTAGCCTCCTGCGGCATTGCAGTTGCTTCGGCTTTCTTTGCCGACTTTTTCCGTGTTCCTTTAACATCGCTCTCACCTCTAATGTCCATAACCGCTAGCTTAGGGTCAAATGTTACTTCTTTGCTTTCCCCAACACCGAAGGTCTCGGCTACCACAGTGGCATATTTCAACGCATCTGCCAGCGTTATTTTCAGGGCTTCACGTTTGCCGTCAGAATGCACCAAGCTGAATACACGGGGCTTTTCGCTCGATACGAGATTGCACCCCTGCCGAAGATATGTGGAAGCATTGGCTGTGAATGCGACGAGCGACAGGCCGAAGATGTATCGGCGTAAAGCGTGTGTTTTTCCCGTATCGCTGCCAGCGTTGAGCAATCGTAATGCGGCGAGGCTCAAAATCGCATCCCGACGGATTTCGCCGGTTACGATGACGCCACCGTGCGAACCAGTTGCGGGGACGTGAACGAAGCCGCGTTCTGCGTAGGCGTCTTTCAGCTTTGTGTCAGCAGTGTCTTCCAATAGCTTATCACCAATGTAATCGGTCGAAGGATTGTATTGCGCTGAACGCTTGAGTCGTCTGACATCGAATGCCCGAATTGTAGACGCCACCAAACGGGGTAGTTTTGCCTGGGTATCGCGCGAATCCCAGACGCCGAAAACCAGCGAAGTTGGCGCGATTTTGGCGAGTGGTTCTGCGTTTCCTTTCAGGACCGCTTTGAAAGCATCCTGCAATTCCTTCTGTAGCGGTGTGCAACGGACAAGTGCATCTCCAGCCCGATGACCAGCGTCCAAAATACTCACGGACTTTTCGCCTGCCCGCACAGAAATTTGCGGAATGAGATGAGCATAGTCCGGTTTGGCGAACATCGGCTCGATTCGGTTCGCTTGCGAACCAACGCTATCGATGAGGCAAACGTTTTTCTCACCCTCGGGCGGATCAATATTGTAACCACCAGGAAACACTTTCTTGTCTTCCGCCGCGGCATATGTCGCTGGGAATATCACTCCATCTGGTCCTTCGACAGGTTCGAGGAATTCGCGGATGATCAACGCGGCAAAGTTGTCAGTCGTCAGCCAAGGATCGAACTGAGCAGGGTCACTCATCGGAACCTCCAGTTAAAGAAATAGCGGGCAAAAAACTCTTTAGGTACTTAGTGCGGTACAGCAAGCGGAACTCAAATCGCTTCGCGCCCGAAAGCGGCAGTACCCCACAAGCAGCGGGCATTGCGACTTGTATAGGGAGTGGTTGATTCCAGGTCGTATATAGGAACCGATTCTCCCCTTTAATTTCTGCGGGGCGAAATCGTTGCAATCCGACAAATGCGAGCAGTTCTAGCGCGGGTCGGGCTGAAGTTCCGATCCGCGTCAGAGCGCTTGCCGCCAGCGGATCGAAACTAAAGCCAACATCGACGGCATCCCCTTGCCCGCCTAGATCGGAATCAAAGTTGAACGGCAGACCGCACTCTTTAGCCAAGAACGTCAAGCATTTTTCGGTTCGCCATTCGGCAGCTTCCAAAGCTTGTTTCATAGACGTAGCGATATCGAGAACCGATTGCCGGCCTGCCCAAGTTTTGAATCGGCTCCCGCCGGCATAGCCGTCAGTGAACCAATCGAGTGTAATATCGAAGGGAGCCTTCAGAACAATGGATGCCTCGCGAAGCATTGCTCCCAGCGTCTTTTCCTCGTCTTCAACTCCGGGTGTGCTTTTTCGCTCCTTCACTTTCATCGCGGTGATTTCTTTAAATCGAACATGTTGAGCCTCGGTCATCGTGTTTGTCAGACGGCAACTTACGAAAGCATCTAGCACCTTGCATAATGCTCCCTCGCACTCAATGCAAAACTCCCCCTTTTCAAACCATCCTTCCGCGCGTGGCCACAGTCGATCGACCAGTTCCAGCAGACCGCAGCAGGCGAAAAATTGGCCCGGGTTAGTCGGATCGACATTGATGCGAATGGCTTCGCTCATTGCTTATCCTCCGTCACGAATCCCTCCGGGCTTGGTTTGGCACTGGCGGCATAGTCAGCGGCGCGGAGCAGCGACTCCAAATATGCCAGGCCCCACCGTCCGTATTTGCGCTGCAAACGGGCAAACCGCCGCGGCACTGCGGTTGCGATTGTGGCTAAGTTTTGCCCCTTCGGCTCTGGATCGAAGGCTTCGTCCGAATCGCCATTCGATGGAAAGTGAGGCCGCCCACGGCCGTGATGGGCGGCAATTAGATGCAACACCAAATCTTGCATATCTTCGGTCAGCCTCTGCAACTCGGCGAGATGCTGTTGCTGCTGATCCAATACATCGACGAGAGAACCAAATTCGTGACGGTAACCGGTAATTTCTCGCGGCTTCAATTGGCCGCCGTAGGGCAAACGACCAGACTTGGCATATTTTTTCTTCGGGTAATCGTCATTGCCAATGCTTCGCTGCCAAACGCTGCGACATTTTCCCAAATCATGGAACCGCGCGGCCAGAATTAGTGCCGCGCGCAGCGCCGGCTTATCCCGCAATAGTAAGTCAGCCAACCTCTTTGCTTCCTGTTCCACGTCGTTTGTGTGATGATCCAAAGTTGTGGCGTCGTGGCTTGTCTTGGATCCATCGTCATCGGCAGATTTAGGACGCGTGAACCAGAGCCAAGACCAACCTCCCGTGTCCTCGTCATCGCCTGGGGCAGGGATGTAGATTGATCTAATCAACCGCATCTTTTCGGTTTCCGTTTCGAAGTCGTCATCGTCAGCGTTGCCGCGCCATCGACGTCGGATAGACATTTTCTTATCGGTGTACCACTGGTCCGACACGTCGTATTCGATTGCTTCTGAGAAGGGTTCATCTCCTTGGAGGAGTCCGCCACTAAATCCACCTGCATGCGGCGGAAGTAAGACCGTGCGGCCGCCCAGGGGAATTAGAGGTTTGTTTTGCTTATCCTTTTCAGCGAGTTTGACGAGGGGATAGATCGCGATGGAACCATCCGGTTCAATGACCCAGGCAGAGAGGCGCAAGTTGGGTTCTCGTTTTGCATCTCGTGCAGCGATCTTTTCAAACTGCTCGAATACCTTGTTCTTGCCGTAAGTCGGTCCGCTCAGTTCTTCGTGCGGCTTTAGCGGGTATAAATCGAGAATGTCTTCCGGTTCAAGCTTGTTCCTTTCCAGAACCTCAGGGGTGAGCAGTTCAACTTCTTGTCGCCAGGCGATTATGGTCTGTGGCGGATCGTCACTAATGCCGTGCAGGTAAGGCTCGACGACGGGGCGACCTGGAAGCTTATCCTTGATGCTGGTCATTGCCCAGGCATCGAAAAGAATATCCGACGTGGGCAGAATCGTCGCTGTGGGGGCAAACGCGGCGAGGCGGTCTTTCAAATTCAATTCTCCGAAAGCGGCAGGACTGCCATTGCCCTTCAACCGCGTAAGCAATTCCAGCGTTGCCTTTAACCGTGATTCAAAATCGTCTTTATCGTCGAACTCATTTGGGTGAACGATATCAATGCGGGTGTCGTCGCGGTCGCCGAAACGATTTACGCGGCCCAAACGTTGAGCCATGCTCTCAAACGTGGATAGATCGCAAGCCAAATGGTCAGCCGAAATGTTGATGCCAACTTCACCGGCACTCGTGCAAACGAGATAGACGGTTTTATTTTCGCGCTCAGCTTTAGTTAAGAAGCGTAGAAAAACAGGCTTGTTTACTAACTCATCTCGTTCTTTGCCTCGAAGCGTGCCGGTTAGTGTTTCAACAAAGTCTTTCCCGGCCGCCTTTCGGAGTTTCTCGGCCACTTTTTCGACCGTATCGACAGTACGTGCGAATACTAGAATCGCCCGATTGCTGTCTTTATGAACCAGTGCCAACTCGGCAAGCCGGTCGGGCAATTTTTTTTCCTCACGGACTTCGAGAGGGACCGAGACCAGCAGTTTTTTGGCCCGAATACGCTTTTGTATGACTTCGTTTCTTTCGTCTTCTTCAGTCAAACTAAAAACGTCGCCGCCACCGCGCGGTGTGGCCGAAAGTTCAATTACCTTAAGATGATATTTCTCACCCAATTCTGATGGTTCATTCCGTTGCTCATTCTCAATCGCAATTAGCAACTCCTGAAAGGGCTTTTCCAGGTGTGCCTCGTCATGCACCAGCAGCACGTCTTGCCCGAGGAAACCCGCATGCAGCGGCTTCGATTTGAAACCACACCCATACCCGCTAAATAACAAGCGGCTGCCGATCATGTCCACGGTGCCAACGATGATGGTAGGCTTGGATGGGTCGGCAGACCACTCGCGGTTGTCTTCAAATTGCCCGCGCAGTGTGCTGATGGCCAAGGGGGGCTCGTCGGCTTGCAGCGCGGTTGCGGAAAGCTTTTGCAGTTGGGCTTTCAAGGCTGCCAATTGCCGATTGTTGTTCGATTTATCGCCGAGCTTGTCGCGTAGCTTGTTTGCCTCGTCGGTAGCCTGATCGACCACCGTGCGTCGGTTCACCACATATACCAAACGGCGCGGGACAATGTTTTCCGTATCGTTGGCCAGTGCGATTAACCAACAAGCAATGACCGACGTTTTTCCGAGGCCGGTTGGGAGACTGCATGTTTTGATTTTCTCAAACCTGCCGGCCGCCAGATGTTCGTACCATACCCGCTGCCACGGAAACGGCGGATTGTCGGTGAGGGCTTCGAATGAAGCAGCAAAATCAAGTTGCCGGTTTGTCACGATGACTACCCCCCTCATCAAGAAGAACAGGTACTATACCGCAATGGCGATGGTATACAAGAGTCTAGCAGTGCGATTTCCGGCCTTTGCACGTCAGCAACTCGCTGGACTTGCCTCAAGACTCGTATACTTCCTCAAGGAGTTTACTCATTTCAATTGGCAAAACTACATTCCGGTCGTGTCCACCCAAGGAACAACAAGGAAAGTGTCGGCATGACGCAGTCAAAGAGTTTTTGGAAGTGTTGGCCAGATTGATAGTTCGACATCACTTCCGCATGCAATCCATCGATTCGACAAGAAATAGCCAACAACATCCCCACGAAAAGTTGACAAAGGCCAGAGCCCTGCGTCAGATAAATTAAACCGATTCCGTCAAAACCAAACCGTCTCAGCTTTTCCACTAATCCACCTCGCTCGGCACATCGTAGTGGTTATGTTTTGTCGAGTGTGCCTACAAATCCGTCCATAGGATTTCACCATGACCAATCTCCTTGATGAATTTCGTGCCCGGTATCAACGTTGGTGGACGGCATTTTACGGCAGTGGCCCATTGTACTGTTTGCCCAAAAAGGCAATTGAGTTTCTCTCGGCAGGAACGAGTCGACGCAAGCTATTTGTGGGAGCCGCTGATGCCGAGGCTGAGTGTGCCTTTCTCGCGCTCTGTGGCGCGCACGATTCAATTGGTGTCTGGCGGTCAGCGCCTATTGTTTACCCGTGCCTGATGCCAATGAAAGAGTGGCCTGAGATTAACAAGATGAAATCCATGGGCTGGACATCACAGCAGATAGCAAGCGTCAGGTCGATGGCGGGCAAGACTCGGAATATTTGGCGGCGACTTAAGGGCTATGTGGGTTGGCTCGTCCTCGATCCAGACTTCGGTAAGCAGCGTGACGAACTCGCGTCCACTTGGAATGCATTGCGTTCGGATGAACAACCCGGTTTCCCTTTAGCTCGCAGTTGTAGTTTGCCGACCGCGCCACCCGAAGCTCGAAAAGTCGGCGCGGAGGCGGCTGAGTTTCAAACAAAGCTTGAGCAATTCCTAACTCATTGGAGCCTCACCAAGATGGTAACGTGGGATCTACCGGAGCCCCAAGGGCCCCTCATCCCTGCTCTAATCAAGCTCGACTCACCGGCAATGCCTCGCCACGGCTTACACATTGTTTTGCCGACTCACTATCCACTGACGGGCGATGACTCGCTGTTGGAGGAGATTCGTGAGCAGCAGTTGCAAATTGCTCGCGAGCTGGGCTTGGACCGCACCATCGCAGGATTGCCCCACTTCGACGCCTATGGAAAGCTTTTCGAAGTGCACCACTTGGAAACGACTATAAGAAGCCGTTATAGGCAGCCGAGGGGCGGCTTTGTGCTGCAGATGGAACAGGCCATTGCGCAGACTCTCGGGTTAAATCTTTCATATGTCCAAAAGCTGCGCAGGACGATTTCTGCAATCCAACGCGGCAAGCGATCCACGATCAAGTGGCTGAGCGCTAAGAGCCGGGCATAAGCTAGCACGATCTTGGCAATTCTCAAGGTCGCAAAAAGTTGGACCTGATTTTGTTGTTTTCAGGTCCGAGCTTTTTCCCGTCGAAGCCCAGATGATTTGGCAACAAATCTTACTTGGCTCGGCAGGGAATGGCCGCATGAGCAGTAACAGAAAACGACTTTCGCGCGATGAGCTTGAACGCGCCTTCGGCAATAAAGTGCCGCCCATTCTCAGCCCCGAAAAGCTGGCGCAGCTACTCGGGCTGAGCGTCAAAACCATGTATGCATGGATCGCAGCCGGACGGTTGGACGGAGCATTCCGCAAACGCGGCAAGCACATTCTCATCTGGCGGGATCGTGCACTCGACATTCTCTTTGATGGACCGGATTGGATGGATTAAATTATGAATAATGACAACGAAAACAGAATTCAGATTGGTGACCATGTCACCATTTATCGCCGCGGCAAAACAGGAATTTGGACTGCCGAATATTGGTATAACCGCCAACATCGGCGAACCTCGCTTAAAACGCGGAATCTACGGATTGCGCGACATAGCGCAGTTCGTATGGACGATCGACTAGCGCAGGGACAAAATCCAGTAGATCGTCCGATCCAAAAAGGAATCACCCTGCGGCAGGCAGCCGATGACTTCGTCGAGTATCTCATAACCGAGGACCGCCGGCGTAAGACTATCATAAAGTACAAAGGTGTATTGAAAAAATTCATAACGTTTTCTAATTCAGTCCAGGTGGCTCGAATAGCAAACGTTGATCTCTTGCTGATTGACCGCTACCGCGCATTCCGTAAACCGATAGTAAGTGAACGCAGCATGCACAATGAGGGGGTCATACTCAAAACATTTCTCGAATGGTGCGCTGATCGACGACTGATCGCAGCCAATCCCTTGTCTTCCCGTCGATTTCGTCGCCCCAAAAATGAACCTCGTGGCGGTCCCAATTTGGATCAGGTCAATGCTATCCTCGCTATTGCTGATCGAGATTTGATGTCGATTATTGCTGTGGCGGCTTTTACTGGGCGCCGCAGTGGAGAGATTCAGCACTTGCTGCTCGACGACGTCGATTTCCAAGGAAATTGGATTTACATAGTCTCCCGGCCAGGTGCGGAAACAAAGACCGGCAACAGCACCAAGGTTCCAATTCACCCGAGATTGCGGGCCATCTTAGAGACATTGCCGAAGACAAAGCGTAGGTGGTTCTTTACCGCAGCGCCGAGCGTGCAATATCCCGAAGGTG is part of the Pirellulales bacterium genome and harbors:
- the cas3u gene encoding type I-U CRISPR-associated helicase/endonuclease Cas3, with translation MRGVVIVTNRQLDFAASFEALTDNPPFPWQRVWYEHLAAGRFEKIKTCSLPTGLGKTSVIACWLIALANDTENIVPRRLVYVVNRRTVVDQATDEANKLRDKLGDKSNNNRQLAALKAQLQKLSATALQADEPPLAISTLRGQFEDNREWSADPSKPTIIVGTVDMIGSRLLFSGYGCGFKSKPLHAGFLGQDVLLVHDEAHLEKPFQELLIAIENEQRNEPSELGEKYHLKVIELSATPRGGGDVFSLTEEDERNEVIQKRIRAKKLLVSVPLEVREEKKLPDRLAELALVHKDSNRAILVFARTVDTVEKVAEKLRKAAGKDFVETLTGTLRGKERDELVNKPVFLRFLTKAERENKTVYLVCTSAGEVGINISADHLACDLSTFESMAQRLGRVNRFGDRDDTRIDIVHPNEFDDKDDFESRLKATLELLTRLKGNGSPAAFGELNLKDRLAAFAPTATILPTSDILFDAWAMTSIKDKLPGRPVVEPYLHGISDDPPQTIIAWRQEVELLTPEVLERNKLEPEDILDLYPLKPHEELSGPTYGKNKVFEQFEKIAARDAKREPNLRLSAWVIEPDGSIAIYPLVKLAEKDKQNKPLIPLGGRTVLLPPHAGGFSGGLLQGDEPFSEAIEYDVSDQWYTDKKMSIRRRWRGNADDDDFETETEKMRLIRSIYIPAPGDDEDTGGWSWLWFTRPKSADDDGSKTSHDATTLDHHTNDVEQEAKRLADLLLRDKPALRAALILAARFHDLGKCRSVWQRSIGNDDYPKKKYAKSGRLPYGGQLKPREITGYRHEFGSLVDVLDQQQQHLAELQRLTEDMQDLVLHLIAAHHGRGRPHFPSNGDSDEAFDPEPKGQNLATIATAVPRRFARLQRKYGRWGLAYLESLLRAADYAASAKPSPEGFVTEDKQ
- the cas7u gene encoding type I-U CRISPR-associated RAMP protein Csb1/Cas7u; the protein is MSDPAQFDPWLTTDNFAALIIREFLEPVEGPDGVIFPATYAAAEDKKVFPGGYNIDPPEGEKNVCLIDSVGSQANRIEPMFAKPDYAHLIPQISVRAGEKSVSILDAGHRAGDALVRCTPLQKELQDAFKAVLKGNAEPLAKIAPTSLVFGVWDSRDTQAKLPRLVASTIRAFDVRRLKRSAQYNPSTDYIGDKLLEDTADTKLKDAYAERGFVHVPATGSHGGVIVTGEIRRDAILSLAALRLLNAGSDTGKTHALRRYIFGLSLVAFTANASTYLRQGCNLVSSEKPRVFSLVHSDGKREALKITLADALKYATVVAETFGVGESKEVTFDPKLAVMDIRGESDVKGTRKKSAKKAEATAMPQEANG
- the cas2 gene encoding CRISPR-associated endonuclease Cas2 encodes the protein MRNTYLVCYDICDDKRLRKVYKAMRDFGDHLQYSVFECQFTAIDLAKCRHVLSEIIKHNEDQVLFVDLGPTEGRGERVISALGQPYSPIGAACIVV
- the csb2 gene encoding type I-U CRISPR-associated protein Csb2, which encodes MTSVLCVMLRFLDPMPRFHGRGDDGSPEWPPSPLRLFQALVSASATRWRENQFQDLACPALQWLEAIQPSIVTPKISPESFGYRMYVPNNSGDLVTAAWARGDTETSMVKFRVEKDIRPVHLCGGDTVYYLYPFANDQAKLQMHSEILKTAARSITHLGWGIDMVAGDAKEMQSEQIDDLPGERWVLSAGGGTALRVPIEGTLNDLIQRHERFLHRLDGGAFNPVPPLRAFRVVGYRRATDPLIRQFAAFSLLKSDASGYCAFDTVRRGMTVAGMMRSATKRAARLSGWNEEQIGSFVLGHAEKVGADHIPVSNRRFAYIPLPTIEFRGVRNASVVGSVRRALVAVLPEGGLEKIDWACRAISGTELIDKYENPQAILSVIPRTEKMLKHYLGPASVWSTVTPVVLPGYDDPSHCRRRLRSVTNSQEQKRLLEKLDERIESLLRKALHQAGFSRQLAAQAELQWRQGGFRPGVDLATRYGVPDHLKRFSRWHVKIVWRNVDGQIIEIPGPICIGGGRFYGLGLFAAEDR
- a CDS encoding tyrosine-type recombinase/integrase encodes the protein MNNDNENRIQIGDHVTIYRRGKTGIWTAEYWYNRQHRRTSLKTRNLRIARHSAVRMDDRLAQGQNPVDRPIQKGITLRQAADDFVEYLITEDRRRKTIIKYKGVLKKFITFSNSVQVARIANVDLLLIDRYRAFRKPIVSERSMHNEGVILKTFLEWCADRRLIAANPLSSRRFRRPKNEPRGGPNLDQVNAILAIADRDLMSIIAVAAFTGRRSGEIQHLLLDDVDFQGNWIYIVSRPGAETKTGNSTKVPIHPRLRAILETLPKTKRRWFFTAAPSVQYPEGGHHLNMRDINERFQKLLKILTIPAGKKHGGFTFHSLRSFFKTFCVNAGIPRDAVDKWQDHAGDRRPTAGDGYYQPWDEESQEFMKKVPFGDGKPAADAGN
- a CDS encoding helix-turn-helix domain-containing protein, which gives rise to MIWQQILLGSAGNGRMSSNRKRLSRDELERAFGNKVPPILSPEKLAQLLGLSVKTMYAWIAAGRLDGAFRKRGKHILIWRDRALDILFDGPDWMD
- the cas8c gene encoding type I-U CRISPR-associated protein Cas8c produces the protein MSEAIRINVDPTNPGQFFACCGLLELVDRLWPRAEGWFEKGEFCIECEGALCKVLDAFVSCRLTNTMTEAQHVRFKEITAMKVKERKSTPGVEDEEKTLGAMLREASIVLKAPFDITLDWFTDGYAGGSRFKTWAGRQSVLDIATSMKQALEAAEWRTEKCLTFLAKECGLPFNFDSDLGGQGDAVDVGFSFDPLAASALTRIGTSARPALELLAFVGLQRFRPAEIKGENRFLYTTWNQPLPIQVAMPAACGVLPLSGAKRFEFRLLYRTKYLKSFLPAISLTGGSDE